The following coding sequences lie in one Arachis hypogaea cultivar Tifrunner chromosome 9, arahy.Tifrunner.gnm2.J5K5, whole genome shotgun sequence genomic window:
- the LOC140175115 gene encoding serine/threonine-protein phosphatase 7 long form homolog, with amino-acid sequence MTVHFTWFHERFSVLPPDVNEETVRIYARAYIMMHLSTQLFGDKSANQVHIRRLPFVANLDDMGRYSWGSAALAWLYRCCLLTYLRTMTRNRRVLSYQLALDRLTARDVSITLVMVSFVVAFRVVTTYILVMEHSRIWRAVTTLIYFAVIEWHQVDRVVPQLGGVQHIPEDALNIDWLHAKDGRRGDRWFPHYYQAWHLHWGNRIDAVIAIERVADPGPSADYLDW; translated from the exons ATGACGGTCCACTTTACATGGTTCCACGAGAGATTTAGTGTGCTACCACCAGATGTGAATGAGGAGACAGTCCGCATCTACGCACGTGCCTACATCATGATGCATTTATCTACTCAATTATTTGGGGACAAGAGTGCGAACCAGGTACATATACGGCGGTTGCCATTTGTGGCGAACCTTGATGACATGGGGAGGTATAGCTGGGGTTCGGCTGCTTTGGCTTGGTTGTACCGAT GTTGTCTGCTTACTTACCTCCGAACGATGACAAGGAACAGGAGGGTCCTAAGTTATCAGCTTGCATTGGATCGCTTGACCGCTCGTGATGTAAGTATTACACTTGTTATGGTTTCGTTTGTGGTTGCCTTTCGAGTCGTGACTACATATATACTTGTTATG GAGCATAGTCGCATATGGCGAGCAGTCACTACTTTGATATACTTTGCGGTCATCGAGTGGCATCAGGTTGATAGGGTTGTCCCACAGCTGGGTGGAGTTCAGCATATCCCCGAGGATGCTTTGAACATAGACTGGCTGCATGCTAAGGACGGGAGGAGAGGAGATAGGTGGTTCCCCCATTACTATCAGGCCTGGCATTTACACTGGGGGAACAGAATTGATGCAGTCATTGCCATTGAGCGAGTGGCAGATCCGGGTCCATCCGCTGATTACTTAGATTGGTAG
- the LOC140175117 gene encoding uncharacterized protein, producing the protein MLLALKEKNKLKFVNGSLTKPNEDDTLFEAWKRCNTYVVSWINLSLSPKISESVVWDNIALDLWKDLKHQYYQGDKYRVVKLQAELFSTRQGDLSYRREDCTTRFLRGLNDQYSTVRSQLMLMNPMPDINAVFPMLIQQERQFGDTQE; encoded by the exons ATGTTATTAGCTTTGAAAGAAAAGAACAAATTGAAGTTTGTAAATGGATCTCTTACAAAACCAAATGAGGATGATACACTATTTGAGGCTTGGAAAAGGTGTAATACATATGTAGTATCTTGGATCAATTTGTCATTGAGTCCCAAAATATCAGAAAGCGTGGTTTGGGATAATATTGCTTTAGATCTTTGGAAAGATTTGAAACATCAATATTATCAGGGAGACAAGTACAGAGTGGTTAAACTTCAGGCAGAATTATTCTCTACGAGGCAAGGTGATTTGAGT TATAGGCGTGAAGACTGTACAACTAGATTTCTTCGAGGTCTGAATGATCAATACTCCACCGTGAGGTCGCAGTTGATGCTTATGAACCCAATGCCTGATATAAATGCTGTCTTCCCAATGTTGATTCAgcaggaaagacaatttggtgaTACTCAAGAGTAA
- the LOC114924445 gene encoding uncharacterized protein → MMEYEMWTQHKDRGRRYGHMMTNISECVNSILKGIRNLPVTSLVKSTYLRLAELFVVRGQTTEAQLGSGHRYLQALVKAIERNLKDSRCFTVTVFDRHQLDYTVAETIPTGRFSLGSYRVSLRDRTCDCGYFQALHYPCCHAIACCAQSWLDWATYVDEVYIMSEVFKVYQMSFAPCIPEGLWPPYDGPTVIPDPNMRRARERRPRSTRIRNNMDEADTNRPKRCGLCRQPGHTRRGCPQRGSTSGI, encoded by the coding sequence ATGATGGAGTATGAGATGTGGACACAGCACAAGGATAGGGGGAGACGATATGGTCACATGATGACCAACATTTCTGAGTGTGTGAACTCTATTTTGAAGGGCATAAGAAATCTACCAGTGACGTCCTTGGTTAAGTCCACCTATCTTCGGCTTGCTGAGTTGTTTGTTGTCCGGGGACAGACGACAGAGGCACAGTTAGGGTCCGGTCACCGGTATTTGCAGGCACTTGTTAAGGCCATTGAGCGGAACTTGAAGGATTCGAGGTGCTTCACTGTGACTGTGTTCGATAGGCATCAACTTGATTATACAGTGGCTGAGACAATCCCCACAGGCAGATTCTCGTTGGGTAGCTACCGGGTTTCCTTAAGGGATCGTACTTGTGACTGTGGATACTTCCAGGCGCTACACTACCCGTGTTGCCATGCCATCGCATGCTGTGCGCAGTCATGGCTAGATTGGGCAACTTATGTTGATGAAGTGTACATCATGTCTGAGGTATTTAAGGTGTATCAGATGTCTTTTGCACCTTGTATTCCAGAGGGGCTTTGGCCCCCCTATGACGGTCCGACTGTGATCCCCGACCCGAACATGAGACGGGCAAGAGAAAGACGACCACGGTCCACCCGCATCCGCAACAACATGGACGAAGCTGACACCAATCGACCAAAGCGGTGTGGCCTGTGCAGGCAGCCCGGTCACACCCGAAGGGGTTGCCCTCAGCGAGGTTCTACTAGTGGCATCTAG
- the LOC112709147 gene encoding uncharacterized mitochondrial protein AtMg00820-like has product MPTYLKDYHCKIHATTSIVNFLCRYPISQYMSYDILSPKHKSFSLAVATTVVPSNYKEAIVHPCCREAIHSELEALKQNQTGCIIKLPAGKKSIGCKWVFRMKLHPDSTVERYKARLVAKGFTQIEGVDFIDKFSPVVHMTTLRIVLALAAAKQWHIK; this is encoded by the coding sequence ATGCCAACATACCTTAAGGACTACCATTGTAAGATACATGCTACAACATCTATTGTCAATTTTCTTTGCAGGTACCCGATATCACAATATATGTCATATGATATACTTAGTCCCAAACACAAGTCCTTTTCTTTGGCTGTTGCTACAACTGTTGTGCCTAGCAATTATAAGGAAGCAATTGTTCATCCTTGTTGCAGAGAGGCCATTCATAGTGAATTGGAGGCTTTGAAGCAAAATCAAACTGGGTGCATCATAAAACTCCCTGCTGGTAAGAAATCTATAGGTTGCAAGTGGGTGTTTCGGATGAAACTTCACCCTGATAGTACCGTTGAACGCTACAAGGCCAGGCTTGTAGCAAAAGGGTTTACCCAAATAGAAGGAGTTGATTTTATAGACAAATTCAGTCCAGTGGTTCACATGACAACCTTGAGAATTGTATTGGCCTTAGCTGCGGCCAAGCAGTGGCACATCAAGTAG
- the LOC140175116 gene encoding uncharacterized protein, translating into MESDNLKYQGRCKEFGNGCTWLIRIVMRKRKSTWEVRRYNGPHTCMATSISSDHKQLDYHVICARIFPLVRADASVSIKVLQEATEATYGFKPSYRKVWLAKQKVVAQIYGDWEESYADLPRWILGVIFTMDGFVALLKTSPVRVGDQVDEDRVYFHRMFWTFPPCIEAFRYCKPLVSIDGTHLYGKYGGTLLLAIAQDGNLNIFPVAFALVEGENAESWSFFLSNLRRHVTPQEGILVISDRHNGIKAALESPGSGW; encoded by the coding sequence ATGGAGTCAGACAATCTAAAATACCAAGGGAGATGCAAGGAGTTCGGTAACGGGTGCACGTGGTTGATTCGGATAGTCATGCGGAAAAGGAAGAGCACATGGGAAGTTAGGAGGTACAACGGACCACACACGTGTATGGCCACATCGATATCGAGCGACCACAAgcagcttgattatcatgtcatCTGTGCGAGAATCTTTCCATTGGTTAGAGCTGATGCGTCGGTGTCGATTAAGGTGTTGCAAGAGGCAACAGAGGCAACATATGGTTTCAAGCCTAGTTATCGGAAGGTGtggttggcgaagcagaaggtGGTAGCACAGATCTACGGCGATTGGGAAGAGTCATATGCGGATCTGCCCCGCTGGATCCTTGGGGTCATATTCACCATGGACGGTTTCGTTGCTCTGCTAAAGACCTCCCCGGTTAGAGTGGGTGACCAGGTTGATGAAGATAGAGTCTATTTTCATCGCATGTTTTGGACATTCCCTCCATGTATTGAGGCATTCCGCTACTGTAAGCCACTTGTCAGTATCGACGGGACACACctgtatggcaagtatggaggGACCTTGTTGTTGGCGATTGCTCAGGATGGGAATTTGAATATTTTTCCTGTTGCGTTTGCACTAGTGGAGGGAGAAAATGCAGAGTCTTGGTCATTCTTTCTGTCCAATCTTAGAAGACATGTTACTCCACAGGAAGGTATTCTCGTGATCTCTGATAGACACAACGGCATCAAGGCTGCGCTGGAGTCCCCAGGTAGTGGTTGGTGA
- the LOC112709148 gene encoding uncharacterized mitochondrial protein AtMg00810-like codes for MNLKLTETLTTAGFTKSQSDHSVYTKITPQGVTIIMVYVDDLVLTGGDLDEIERIKRLLDLRFKIKDLGDLKYFLGMEVARSSKEIHICQRKYALYIFKDFGYLYCKPVSTHMDYTCTSKLSRDSGIALPDRTPYRQLVGRLLYLTNTRPNIAYAVGQLSQFIDCPTDEHMRAAFRVLKYLKGCSSIGVFFSADNDLKLTGFADADWATCADTRKSITGHCFYLGSSLISWKSKKQSVVARSSFEAEYRALALATCQAQ; via the coding sequence ATGAACTTAAAGTTGACTGAAACTCTCACCACTGCGGGCTTCACCAAATCTCAATCAGATCATTCTGTATATACAAAAATCACTCCTCAGGGGGTTACCATCATTATGGTTTATGTTGATGACCTTGTTTTGACTGGTGGTGACTTGGATGAAATTGAGAGAATCAAAAGGTTACTTGATCTGCGGTTTAAAATCAAAGATTTGGGTGATTTAAAGTATTTCTTAGGAATGGAAGTGGCTAGATCCTCCAAAGAAATTCACATATGTCAGAGGAAATATGCGCTTTACATCTTCAAAGATTTTGGGTACTTATATTGCAAACCTGTTAGCACGCATATGGATTACACTTGTACTTCCAAATTGTCAAGAGATAGTGGCATTGCTTTACCTGATCGCACTCCTTATCGGCAGCTCGTTGGAAGACTATTATACCTAACTAATACAAGGCCAAACATTGCTTATGCTGTGGGGCAACTTAGTCAGTTCATTGATTGCCCAACTGATGAGCACATGCGGGCAGCTTTCCGTGTGTTAAAATACTTAAAAGGATGCTCGTCCATTGGTGTTTTCTTTTCAGCAGACAATGACCTCAAGCTCACTGGTTTTGCTGATGCCGATTGGGCAACATGTGCAGATACTCGAAAGTCTATCACTGGCCACTGCTTCTATCTTGGAAGTTCCTTAATTAGTTGGAAGAGTAAGAAACAAAGTGTCGTCGCTAGATCCTCCTTCGAGGCAGAATATCGAGCCTTGGCATTGGCTACTTGCCAAGCTCAATGA